A stretch of DNA from bacterium:
TTGCGTTTTCTGCGTAGCATGCCAAGAGCGCCAAGACCAAGCACTGTGACGGTGACTGGTTCAGGCACAACACCTACTTGCAGGACAACGCTGTCCGCACCGCAGTTATAAGTACCGGAGTTATTAGAGTTAATAGCAAGCGAAATCTCACTGATATTGAGGGCACCGCTTTCGGCCCCGACCACATTACTGCCGGATTCTACGAAAAAGGATGTCAGAATATTGGCAGTCGGGGTCGCTTGCGACGCCCCACTAATTGCCATCGCTATCGCTGCCACTGCACAGATTGTCAATAACTTATTCATTTGTTCTGACCTGTTCTTGCTGTAATGGGGTATCTATTACACCCATTTCTCCGGGTTCGATTGCTTTACTCAGCGTTGCCCCGAAATTACGCGCCGAATTTTTTGTTTGCCACCTGGTTCAGATCGTAACCACCAAATAACATTATTATTTTACGTTAAGTTGGTTAAAATAGCTGTCAACTATAGAATGATTTAATAAGTATTAAATTCCTAGTAAAACAGGTGAGTTTTGGGTGATAACAGGAGTGATATTTATTTTGAAGTATAATAAGTTATTAATAAGGAAGAACTTATTTACTCGTTATATTTGCTATTATATCCTTAGGGGAGAGTAGGCTTTGACAAACTTCTGGAGTATTCATCTTGACTATATTCACATCATATACGGCGTTAGTTTGTTGGCGCTGGCTATTAGCTATGTAAGTGCATGCAAAGCTAACTACATAGTGATGCCATTAAAGCTTATCGTAGCTTTTGGCTATTTGGAAGGATCAAGCGAGTTGCTGGGCGCTTTTGGGCACAGCTTAGATCATTCGTTTTGGCTTGAGCAAGTGCGAGCAGTATTGTCATCACTATCTTATCTTGCTCTTTTCGAATTCGGTAGACTCCATGCACAAGGCAGAAATTCTAAACTCGGCTCGCGTTGGATTTACCTGCCAGCGCTGGCTCCGGCTATGCTGTTAGCAAGCTCAAGTACTGAGAGCGCCATAGCTGCCTATCACTATGGTATTGGGTTGCTTGGAGCGATGCTATCGGCATTCGCATTTTACCGAGCTGCGGGTATTCGTGACGCAGCCGGTAGCTTAGGACTTAAGTTGGCAGCAGCAGCCATGGCGATTATCGGGCTGACAATCATAATCTCATTGCCTAAAGCCTCGTTTATGCCTTGTATATGGATTAATGCCGACAACTTTTTGCTGCTGACTAATTTCCCGATAGAGTTGTTGTCTACCGCCAGCGTTATTCTCTGTACATTTGGCTTTTGGCTTCTTTACCGGTCAATAGCGGATAATTCCGCCTTCGAGTACCTCATCGATGTTCCCGTTTTACTGGTTGGGTTACTGCTAGTGACCGTGTATGGTTGGATAGGAGCGGATATAAGAGGTCGGTCAGTGGATGAGGCTATACGCTTAACCTTATTACGACAAGC
This window harbors:
- a CDS encoding PEP-CTERM sorting domain-containing protein, giving the protein MNKLLTICAVAAIAMAISGASQATPTANILTSFFVESGSNVVGAESGALNISEISLAINSNNSGTYNCGADSVVLQVGVVPEPVTVTVLGLGALGMLRRKRKV